In Labrus mixtus chromosome 11, fLabMix1.1, whole genome shotgun sequence, a single window of DNA contains:
- the irx1a gene encoding iroquois-class homeodomain protein IRX-1a: MSFPQLGYPQYLSASQAVYGGDRPGVLTPSSRGGSTELGGSPSATAAAVTSVLGMYANPYAHNYSAFLPYTSADLALFSQMGSQYELKEGPGVHPASFAAHTSPAFYPYGQFQYGDPARPKNATRESTSTLKAWLNEHRKNPYPTKGEKIMLAIITKMTLTQVSTWFANARRRLKKENKVTWGHRSKEDGEDGNLFGSGDEAEKNEDDEEIDLESIDIDKIDDNDGDQSNEDDDDKSTEGSRDHRVVVGAGGELDSLERRRAFALQAHEVFDKSKSTISLHPGSKENSDGNNNNNTTRVLSPDRPGSFPLPSNNKPKIWSLAETATSPDSSSQKPTSPCAPSATTHPSAPHHQIQTHPAFLPSHGLYTCQIGKFHNWTNGAFLGQNSLLNVRSFLGVNQHHHHHHHNHHASSQQQQQQPTSVVVSPGAVAAALSNDSKASPETHSPKHIDHENGVRSVSPPTQTLKSSFRPIIDRSSLPSSARSPQDATQRVLTALSSA; this comes from the exons ATGTCTTTCCCGCAGCTAGGCTACCCGCAGTATCTGAGTGCCTCCCAGGCGGTGTACGGGGGCGACAGGCCGGGAGTGCTTACGCCTTCATCCCGAGGAGGGAGCACCGAGCTCGGGGGAAGTCCGTCCGCCACCGCAGCGGCGGTCACGTCGGTGTTGGGCATGTACGCCAACCCGTACGCACACAACTACAGCGCTTTCTTGCCGTACACCAGCGCGGATCTGGCTCTTTTCTCACAAATG GGATCCCAGTATGAGCTAAAGGAGGGTCCTGGCGTCCATCCTGCCAGCTTTGCAGCCCATACCTCCCCAGCCTTTTATCCATACGGTCAGTTTCAGTACGGGGACCCAGCCAGGCCCAAGAACGCCACCAGGGAGAGCACCAGCACCCTGAAGGCCTGGCTCAACGAGCACCGTAAGAACCCCTATCCCACCAAGGGGGAGAAGATCATGCTGGCCATCATCACCAAAATGACCCTGACGCAGGTCTCCACCTGGTTCGCCAACGCCAGGAGGAGGCTCAAGAAGGAGAACAAGGTGACCTGGGGCCACAGGAGCAAAGAGGACGGGGAGGATGGGAACTTGTTCGGCAGCGGGGACGAGGCGGAGAAAAACGAAGACGACGAGGAGATCGATTTGGAAAGCATTGATATAGACAAAATCGACGATAACGACGGGGATCAGAGCAACGAGGACGATGACGATAAGTCCACAGAGGGGAGCCGGGATCACAGAGTCGTtgtgggggcggggggagagCTGGACAGCTTGGAGAGAAGACGGGCCTTCGCGCTGCAGGCCCACGAGGTGTTTGACAAATCTAAGAGCACAATTTCACTTCACCCAGGGAGTAAGGAGAACTCGgacggcaacaacaacaacaacaccacgaGAGTTTTATCCCCGGATAGACCTGGGAGCTTTCCACTCCCGTCTAACAATAAGCCCAAAATCTGGTCTTTAGCTGAGACCGCCACTAGCCCTGATAGTTCCTCTCAGAAACCCACGTCCCCCTGCGCCCCATCGGCCACCACGCACCCATCAGCGCCCCACCACCAGATCCAGACTCACCCGGCTTTCCTCCCCAGTCACGGACTGTACACGTGCCAGATTGGGAAGTTTCACAACTGGACAAACGGGGCTTTCCTGGGTCAGAACTCCCTGCTCAATGTGAGGTCGTTTCTGGGAGTTAACcagcaccatcaccaccaccaccacaaccaccacGCGTcgtcccagcagcagcagcagcagccgacGTCAGTGGTGGTGTCGCCGGGAGCAGTTGCAGCAGCACTCAGCAATGACAGCAAGGCCTCACCAGAGACCCACAGTCCCAAGCACATAG accATGAAAACGGTGTACGGTCTGTCTCACCCCCAACACAGACCCTGAAGTCTTCCTTTCGACCCATCATCGACAG ATCCTCTCTGCCTTCCAGCGCCAGGAGTCCGCAAGACGCCACGCAACGGGTCCTCACCGCTCTCTCCTCGGCTtga